cttttgtagactcttctttcaaaacactatcaaccaccttacttaccacctctgaatcatcagcatcatcagatttggtgtaagtcacatcgatactttcaggtaattggtcagctatgttcaaaccctttgccaccttttcctcatcataaaaagtataattgtttctcaatggtggtggtacctgatgaaattctgaaccaataccctttttgcaattattagtatctttgtcatctggtatGATGTTAAAAATGCgctcgagaatgtacgaagaattatgataactttgaagttttgtaacaatcttttctttttcagccaagacttgtttaagattagcaatttcatcaacacacttgttcaattcaatttgcttttctttaaactttctttcatacatttctttggttgttaaagtttcagacagtctttgatcaaaacttttgacttggctcttcaaagtatcataagcttcttgtactctctgactcgaccattttaaagaatcatattgtttttgtaactctagaaaCTTTGATTCTTTctcaacacaatcaacacattttgcggcacatttttctttcaaaatcttattttcttcttcaagatcatgacatttctgtgttaacttctcaacttttaattttaaaacttcttctgtttcaattctttctttacatttcatttttaaaacattttcaagtttgttcatttcattatcttttgtttttatcagTTCATCTTTATCAATACAAGCTctacatgtttccatgcatttcttgcattgttcaattgatgttaagattttagaatcagaatttacctcagtgattgacacCTCGGCGTGCTCAGCTGCCTCTGTCTGTTTCAGCTCTTGTATCTTCTCGTTATCAGCACCATCATCACTAACAATCTTCACCTTCTCAATCTTTTCTTCAATCTCTTTCAGCACcagttcttctttcttcttctgttcttcctcagcttttTGATCCTCTTCAACAGCAAGCTTTGCGacagtcttcacttcttcaatcatctttctcaattcttcttcttttctcttcttcatttctaccaccttcggtagacttgcttcaaaaACCTCCTTTAACTTGTTCATCAAATCTGGCAGATAACTTTTATCAGAAAgccttcttgtgttgaaagtaccctcacttggaaacaaattggttacagcatcaaaatccacttttgacggatcaactactggattaccctgtggatccatgtaacactccaactcttcattccatctcttggctctttgtgcttcttgaaatggttcattcAACTTGCTAATCTCCCATCTCGCACTGTCTCTTCGCCACCAAGTATCATGATCATCATTTGCAACAAATGCATATCCAACTGCATCTTTTTCTGGGCAAACTTaactccagtcgtaaccttcatcgtcatatataactgcaagagcccttgatttttcttctggctgtttcaatcttggtggctcagacttgttctgatggtaaatcgctttcttgtaataatcttcgttgaacggattctcagaatcatcagcagcatacgcatttctgcactcgcgcttgaagtgacctttttgtttgcatttgaagcatgtcactttggatttatcaaatcccagtttGGTAGTTGGTCCACCAATTGATTTCCTCCCCGTGATCTCCATGAACCGCTGTGCCCGACAAACCGCATTGGCTATGCACCAtcttatatccattagttccatctcctcggggtctaattgatcataatcttctttcgtcaagtTGGTATTATcaatcttccctgcaacgaggctttcatacgattcaagtacagatgccaagaaaaccatctgttgtttcgccGATTCTTCGCTGaagttctgcccattcttcaaatcaactgcgatattacactggaatagattctttgaagcagattggtctgaggtgtttgaagaagatccactgtgaaaaccactgtgaagactttcattgttcactgaatttgaactttctgcagaaaacgtTGTTTTTGGAGATCCAGCCTGTGGTGCATTTCCTCTGTAGtaaagttccacattctgctgataagctggactgttgactttggatctttttatctccaactcatggctttcaagcctttcaatcagcaaatccacttttaaatcatctggcttgattgtatttttcagcattagagcgaagtattgccactcttgatcattgggcaatgaatcaaacaatttatccaccatctcttcttcagaatatttgatttcatgtctggctagctccattttcagatgtccaaatctctcgatcattttacaaacagattcatttttcatacaactgaataaatcaaactctttacgcaacaatttctttttgtttttgacaatttcattacTTCCTACACACTTTCTCTCTAACGCTTCCCACAATCTCTTTgaagttttttcttgttcaagtaacgagagaatatcctctctcactgactgtttgatcaacgttatcattttatattcagccacaacattttttatatctttttcaGTAAAATCTTTTTCTTCTATTAACTCTCCTCCTTCTTTCTCTAGTGCTTTATATTCACTTACTaattttaaccagctttcaggagcgaaagcttttacccaaccctcaaatctgtttttccaccagttatagtCTTCAACTTTCATTAGCTTTGGTGGCTTCTGCTGACTTCCGTAcatgttctcaaacttcaaattctccaaaatctctcttgaatattctttcaactcagatcttctatctgtCAATTCGGAAGTAAAAGCGTTGTAAAATGTGTTGTAGAACTCCTCACCATTGCTTGACATCTTTAATCACCTGAAAGTCAATGACctgaaagcaaacaaacaaacttaatcagtttaaacaatatcaagtaatctGAAATATACTGACACTTGGttgtcgtgaaatgatcttgacgcGAAAATgttcactttcaagcgaaatatgaCACACGGGCGAAATCAGATCGTACTAAAAAGTGAAACCCAAGTTGACTAATGAGCAAACCCCTATTGGACTGATAAGCGGATCCCCTATTGGACCAAAAAGCGGAACCTCTATTGGACTAATAAGCGGAACTGCCTTGGACAAATAAGCAAAACTGGTTTGACTTATGAGCGGAACTCCGATGTATGTATAAGCGAACCTCTTCACTGTCCTGAAAAGCGAAACTAACAGGTCCGTTCGAGCGGAACCTCAATTGTTCGAATAAGCGGATCTataatgtccgttcgagcggatctACTTCAAGTTCGAATGAGCGGATCTACCAAGATATTTCGAGCGGATCTAGGTATTTTCGAGCGGAACTACTCAGAATGTGACCCAATAAGCGGACTTCTAGAGCGGATCTAGGTATTTTCGAGCGAACCTAtcgatgtccgtaaaagcggaactatattttaaccatttttcaccatgttttagtccgaattttaacctgaaactttcaagggtttgttattatccactaatacacattctgtgaaaaatttggccgattttaaccgtggaaacttgtccaaatcgaaaaagaaggtgtagaagacagaaaacagaTCCAATTGAGgtaaactcttcctcctgagctctgataccacttgtaggatcgttgttgaactcgaatgagtcaatcagaagagttgtttatccaattcaaaggcggaatcaatgaatcagacgctcaaactaattataatgcttctttgatttattttaacaatgtttacaacctgaaagcaaattggcagcacttcgttacaagttccagaAGTTGCCAAATAAACAACACAATGCCCTATTTATAGTTgaaacaggttcgcttatatggacgttcatatgagcggacctacttgctagataggttcgcttttatggacaatgtccatataagcggatctACTTGCTAAACCACCAactttcgtttctcgaacctcgtgcactgaatatcctatcctatcctattctattacatgatacaagacgaagtcaatagacgtaatgcactaacaagGGGGAGTGTTAAATGGAAAAGATTGTCAAAGGCAAAATTATAGGATCAGATCTGGTCATCATTTCCAATCAAAGATTTGCTAGCTATTCGCCAGCCTGTTTCCAGCACCAACCATTCAATATGTTTCTGTGTATAGTTTTTTGTTTGGTGTATAAATAGGCCTCTTGTTTTTCATTGTAATACACAACAATCAATACAAACTTTTTCAATAAAGTTTTCAttttgagtgaatttcaaggattgtcctttatctttatactcattttcaggcgatgtcctttatgttcaaaattgaagagttttgtcctttatgttttcatatcatacacgttttgtcctttaggcctaactcagttagtttttctaagttaaatttggtcatgtgctttgcacatggtggcatttttgtcaattcaaaggttgcagaagctttgagttGTAAATCTgtcgttgaacttacctttgaattgacaaaaatgccctcaggTGCAAAGCACAtaaccaaatttaactgaaaaaactaactgggttaggcctaaaggacaaaacatgtatgatatgaaaacataaaggacaaaactcgtcaattttgaacataaaggacaacgcctgaaaatgggtataaagataaaggacaatccttgaaattcactctttcaTTTTTATATATAACTTGACCCTTCAAATCGTGAACACTAGAGTAGCCATAGTGAAGAAAGAAGAGTAAAAACATAACTGGTTTTTTTTCCGGTGAGAAACTGCGGCTACTGAAGTAATATCGTGGTGGACTGTGTAAAAGATGAATGTGAAGAAGATGACtagtttttgtatttattttgatTTTAACCTAaaagtaaataatattttattattattgttatgtTTGCTTTTCCAAGACCAGTGTCAGTAAGTTTAAAAAGTCTTTTATATATTGTacatcaactaaacttatttaaTTGCTAAATATATAAATATTGAAAAGATCATGAGACGAATTTTAGTTTCTTTTTTTTCCAGTTTatttgatttaagttttaaaaagtATTTCCgtttttatgttatatttataatttttttcatGCTATTTGCCTCTAAATTTAACTTTATTTGTTTCTTATATACAAGATTGTTGTACATATTTATTGGTGTATCCCTACTGAAAATTTTGTTTTTACTTATCAATTTAACTTTGTTAATATACAAAAGCTTCATTTACCAACAAATAGCCATTTTAAGCTTCTTGTACATTGTTTTGATCAATAAAAAAGTTAACTGGTATATGTTTGAAATGTGAAAACAATATGACTACTGCGACCCCCAAATAAAAagttctggttccgccactgcTCACTACTCACAAACCTCATTCTCTCTTGCAAATGCATGCACTTAGCCAAGAACATTTCTAccctctctctactctctctctctctctcctctaaCTCATTATCCATATCACAAATGCACCTCAAATGCATTGCATTGGGTTTTGTCTTGGTAATGTAATAAATAAGAGAAAGACGTCATAATACAAACACAATGACGTATACTAGTTCGGTGGATGTTTACAAAACCACCGTGCATCCACTTCTTGGTCTTGAACCAAGAGTTGTGCTCAATTATATTTCTTTCTAAAATTGTAGAGATCATGTCTACACAATCTTCTCTCTAATTTGGTAGAGATCACATTGACTTCTCCATTCTTTTACAAAAACTTTGGTTGGTCCAAAGGTTTATTtgattttatcaaaattataaaaattattgATTTGTTTAATGTTCGACTTCAATGCATTCATATATGCATTTGCCTCGTTGCATTGCATTGGGGTTGTAGTGAAACTTGCTCCGTGGTTCCATTGTTTTGCAAGTGCACTTGACTTTGAGATGTATCTTGAAAGATTGATGATGGTTTGGTCGTTAAGCGGATCTAATTATCATTACAAAAAAATATTGCAACAGTAACAATTAAATTACTTGAATATGTAATGGTTTATTTTAGAAGGTTATAAACAAAGAACTTTTACTTCCAACCAGTTTACCAGATGACCTGTTTGTTTAACTCGTCCCTCTTTATAATTCGACCCGTTTAGGAAACATATGACCCAAATCGACTGAATGCAACATGATTATAGATAACATATgttcaaaataataatacattCACAACATCATACACGAATTTTAAGCATCTATTAAACTTCTTACCCGGCTTCACAAGAACTCAGAGAGACGAAGATCTTAACTGATTGAGGTCCACGAATCCAGCCAGCACTGCTCTGTTTCGTTCTTTGACCTTCGTCTGATACAAAACTCTGCAAGTTTCGATTCTTAATTAATTAAAACCGAACAAGTAAAGGCAGCAATATCAACTCGTTTACCTCATAATATGGATATGGGTTATAAATTATTTCTAACGAGTCAAAAGGGTCCAATATAAATTAGCAAAATAAACTGATCAAACATGTTAAAAGTTGCCTAAAGTATATTTAAATGCTTACAAACTCGTAAATCACATTAAAGTATATTTGCCACCTCTAATAGATTGAAAGAATATATAATATACCTCAAGCCTTGAAGCCACATCTCGGTTATTAACGTTTCACCAGGGTAAACATGCAACAGAAACCGACCCGAAATGGCTTTGACAAGATTTGCATCTCCATTGCAGATGGTTTTGATGATAGCCCTGACAGCAAAGCCTAGGGTGCACAGCCCGTGAAGTATCGGACGTGAAAACCTTCACATAAGTAGTAGTTGGTTTAAATATTAGGTTCAAGAAATAGCTCATCAAATAGAGCAAAATGAATATACAAAAGTGATGTTGCAGTTTCATGGATAGTTAGGTACAGTGCATATCTGCTTTTTCTTAAacagtgttgtaacagaattactCATTCGATATGCATTACACTTTCACTTTATCAAACCCacctaaaaaaatattaattaccaagaacTGATGAATCAATAAAAACAAATTAGCTAAAAGAAACAGGTCGAAGTCATCAAACGGGTCGAAAGTCACACATAGAGGTGTTCAAAAAGCTCACAGCTTGCggctcgctcgaaaaaagctcggctcAAAAGAGCTAGGCCTGGCTCGGCTCCCGAGCCGGCTcgaattattttatttaatattagactgattttgattttaaatgtattaaaataaaaaaatatgtggGATGGGGTTGAAGTGTTAACATTTAAGTTTAATTAaccaataacaaaaaaaaatgggAAAATTAACAAAAAATATACAAATAGTAGTTTTAATATGCCTTTTGGTCTTTAAAATATTAgtaaaattaaaataataatacagATAGATATAtgtgtattttttattttatgttatcaataattgtaacaaaaattaaaaaaagataaCGAGCCGGCTCGATTTGGCTCGAGCTGGCTTGAACATTTTAGGAGCCGAGCTCGACTTTTCTGCTCGATAAAATaaacgagtcgagctcgagctcaacCTGTCTCGGCTCGACACAGCTTGATTACAGCCCTAGTCACACGAGGTGTATACGAATTCTTACAAACTCTTGATTTCTTTGtttaaaaatatgatatattaaTTTAATTGTATACTTACTGCAttagttattttttatgtttCAAAAAATTTGATAGAAAAGTGTTGGCCGAACCAGACCCGTTTTGAGTGACCCCTAACCCAAACCGCCTATTTGTCACctctaaaataaacaaaattctcAAAAATGAAACATCTCAGCAGCCAACGAACATACCCTGCCACTTCTGCAATCTTAGGATCTGAATGCAAAGGGTTGTAATCACCCGAGAGCCTGTAAAGCAACGCCTGCACGGTATCATAACGATTTAGCATCAACTTAAATAGTTATAATTACCTAAAGGATCCACGAGATTGCTTTATGTTATCTTTGTTAAAGGGTATCTTTAGACATATAGCAAATAGTCAAGCATTTTATTAAACTATACGTCAAGTCAAATTTCGGCTTTACAAACCTGTGCGGGCTGAGTACATTCCTCGTGTACTACAAAGGGTTGAGTCTTGGGAGTTTTTGAAGATGTTTGATCCCTCGGATACTTGGTGAAAGAATACGGTTGAGATGATTTTGAAAAGCCGCCAGCACCCCTCAAATATACAGTTGTTCTGTTTTCAAATAAAAATAGTTGAATAAATAAACAGTTACTTTTCTTTTCAGTATCAAATAATTTAACCTAAGTATCATTAGAATAATATAATGTTACAAGAATAAtctaataatttttttataaatcaaCTTGACTTTTATACATTTTGAATACACTGTGGGTGACTTTTGACCCTTCATCCATTTTCATTTCCGATAAATTTTCTTTGgagtaaagtacacagatggtccctatcatcatcatcatattcagtaaatcccaccaatagcaaagctaaggtaggtctgaggagggtaagatgtagacagcatTACCTCTACCCgttaggaatagagaggctgattccagtgagacccccggctcgatagtagttttgcatcaagccttggacataaggcacataatactcagcaattaagacaaaggccgattagtgcatgtactcccttgtctttcggctatcaacgccaccacatgatgcatgattaaccatcccctcttttaacgttattttcacaaaattagtaaaataacgttaaaattagtgcactttcacttttgcaccccgagcgcccacacatatatacattatatgcgcataccggcAGCGGGGCGTGacagatggtccctatggtttaccaaaattttggatttggtcccttgctttccaaaagtacatggatggtccctgtggtttgcactttgtaacgtatgTAGTCTCTAGCCAAAAAATCTAAAGGTTTAAGCAGGTCCAAGTTACAGACTAAAtttgttacaaagtgcaaaccacacggaccatccatgtacttttggaaaaagttggggactaaatgtgttacgaagtgcaaaccacagggaccatccatgtacttttggaaagctagggaccaaatccaaaacttgttaaaccacagggaccattcatGTACTTTAACAATAAATGGGTCAAACTTGCCACTTCAATGACCGTCATTCACATGTATTAACCTGTTCATGCATAATGGCTCGCCAGTCTCTTTTTCATAACTTACAACTTCAATCTCAAGAATTGCAGCTTTACCTATAAAAAACAAATACCAGAGTAATTCTTGCTGATCAAGTTATAGCTTTATTTATGACCTTAGAAGTAAAAAACCGTTCATATTCTTGTTACTCTTAACTACTTTTATCAAGGGTTATTTCTAAAATAAGATAACCAACTTAAGTCCACTTTCGATTCGGGTTATTAATTTTGTTTGCCCCATAAAAACATTCAAACTTCCAATTCAATGTACTCTTTGACCTTGACAGCACGTAACTGATTTCAAAGCGCCATATCAAAAAAGTCAGCATGGTAAAAGGTATGAGCACGACACATCATCTGCCATGTCAGCATATTGCCTTTGGTCACCATTACTTTAAATCAAAATTTTTGAAAGTTTTTAAGGTTTTATCGAAATTTTGAAAGTTTTGACTTTTGAGGAATAAATTTTCCGGATTCTAAAAAGCTCGACCAAACCTTTATCATGCAATCCAACAATGCTTGATTTGTTCTGCATCTGCAAGTGTAAGAACAATAAAAGAAGTCAGCAGCAAAAAACAATGCGGCTGCAATAAATCAACTATTATTTGCTGGTGACAATTCTAAACCATTGATGTTCAAAATGGGTCCGTTTTGAGTAGCATTTTACTGCTGAAGGGTCAAactaacaaaatttaaaaatttagcTAAAAAGGGAACAGGTCAAGCATGTAATAAAAGTTGTCCGTGGCATACTAAAACTTAAGTGTTCCCAACTTCCTaacttgttttaataaaaaaaaatgaaccaTTTATTTTGATGACGATTGCTCTAGGCATATTTGATACATTTGTTATTTGTAAAATTAAGATAAGTTGTCGGAACGTCAAATCAACCTGAAATTGTGAAACGCATTCTTACCAAACAATTTGTAGGTAAAGGCTTGTAGATCTCAATATATTGTTGTCCATGTAAAAGAAGCCGTGGATCAAACCTGAAGAATTTATAAACAAATTTGAAATCTTACTAACAAAAAAGTCTTGATCAGTTAGAGCCAGTAATACAGTTCGGTCACTTACGCAAATCCTGGCAACTGGCTTAGTTGCGAAGTAAGCCCAATGGAAAATAAAGCAGCAAATGTTGGAAATACCTAGAAAGGATCATGTGGCTCAAAAAAGTTTAAACCATGTCATtagcaaaaaaattaaaaataaaatacattagagttaattactgttttcgtccctgtggtttgtcaaaaatcactatttcagtccattagtttaaaatttacgatttcagtccctgtgctttcactttcgtaaccatttcagtccaccttgtaaccatttcagtccctgtactttacagaataatggattgaaatggttacaaaagtgaaaccacagggactgaaatggttacgaaagtgaaatcataaggactgaaatcgcaatttttaaactaatggactgaaatagtgatttttgacaaaccacagggacaaaaacagtaattaactcaaacaTATTGCTTATGTGCATACACCGTTGTTTCCTAAATCATAATATTATATATAACCTTTGTAATCATATCTGACACTGTAtttatttgtttagaaaataAGATTCATCCAATTTGTAGCACCTTGATGGTATGCTATAAGTATAGGTTTGGTAAGGTGATAGTAACATTTGtggaagatttttttttttttttattaaagagAGATTTATCTAATTTGTAGCACCTTGATGGATTGTTGGCCATCTTCATGGTACACATATTTGAGCTCCTTATCATCTAATGCATCTTTCGCACATGCTCCAATTCCAAGGGCGTATAGTGCGACATCTCTGTTTTAGATAAAGGGGAGAAATTGATGTGTGAAAGAGTAGTTACAAACCAGCTTCTTGAAAGTGTCAAACAGAACAAAATAATACGATATACATCTAAATCCTACCTTTCACTGTAGGTGTGAGTCACCTGCAACAAAATAGAATGAAATCAAATTAAACCGATcatggtcaaatataatataCTGGTTCAATCACATCATTCAACCTATACTTATATGATCAGTGTGATAAGAAAAATTATTGGCTAAAAAAAATGTATGATTAAACTTTATAGGACAGAAACCATGACATAGTCACATGGCATAATGCATATCTGCAAGTTCCAATTTTAAACATAATATCCAACATCTTTGACATTTTCTAACTAGTTTTGTTGTAACTAGTTATTTGACCTTAAATAATCAGGTAATCATGAGAAGAAACCGGCCACCCCCACCCGTAGCTCAAAAGTGACTTAGCGATTAGTTAAACACCGTTAAAACTCACAGCCAAAAACCCCTAGTTTAACATGACTATACTCTATGACTACATGATGTATACATTTAAAACTGGAAAATTAACACATCTGATTTAATTTTCCAAAGTCAAATATGAATCAATCCatttaggctaaattaaagattATGACATGTAATCAATTCATTTAATTTCCAAACTCATATATGAAGTCAGgacattaatatatatatatatatatatatatatatagagagagagagagaggctgGTTATTGTACAAATTGCCTTAACGTACGCTACGTACGAGATTCGGTATCAACATGCGAAATTTGATTTATAACATGCgactttcatttttt
Above is a window of Helianthus annuus cultivar XRQ/B chromosome 14, HanXRQr2.0-SUNRISE, whole genome shotgun sequence DNA encoding:
- the LOC110908076 gene encoding enoyl-CoA hydratase 2, peroxisomal; the encoded protein is MSDDSVMNPELVINHKFPQVTHTYSERDVALYALGIGACAKDALDDKELKYVYHEDGQQSIKVFPTFAALFSIGLTSQLSQLPGFAFDPRLLLHGQQYIEIYKPLPTNCLMQNKSSIVGLHDKGKAAILEIEVVSYEKETGEPLCMNRTTVYLRGAGGFSKSSQPYSFTKYPRDQTSSKTPKTQPFVVHEECTQPAQALLYRLSGDYNPLHSDPKIAEVAGFSRPILHGLCTLGFAVRAIIKTICNGDANLVKAISGRFLLHVYPGETLITEMWLQGLRVLYQTKVKERNRAVLAGFVDLNQLRSSSL